The segment CTCCTGATTTTAATAAGTTCATAAGCCACTACTCCTCAACACAAGGGAGAACAACTGCAAACAATAGTCACGTGCTAATGAACATTATTAGATGGATAGGGAAAATAAATAACAAATTACAACTCTTGCAGAATTTACAACTAGCAACTACCTCCGGAAAAAGATTGCAATGTTGCATTTTTTAACGCCCCATCAAAGGCATTGCTAGCGCATTTCAAGGGTTCTCGATTGCTGCCGAAAGGGTAGTGCTTGCAAGTGATATCGAAGATGGAACTTCAGCCGGAAACTGGAATTGAGCGATCACCCACAAGCTGCATCAACAGCACTTGCGACAGGTGTCCCGCTTTGTCTCTGGCCATGGGGGCCAAAGGTGATTTCTAACTTCCTGGGGAGCTTCATCATGAAATCGATTGCAATCTTTGCTCTGAGTCTTGTAGCTACAGCCGCAATGGCGGGCGGTCATTCTTCGAATGTTTCGTCAATCACCATCAGCGGCACCTCGAGCCAAACCGCCAGCATCAACGGCGGCATGGTCAACAACGCCGCGCAGTCTAAGGCCTATGCCAATCAGAACATTGCCTCCAATAAAGGCAATATTGATATCTCAGGCACGTCGACACAAACCTCAAACCTCGAAAACGCCAAAGTTTTCAATGATGCAAAGTCTGCTGGTGATGTCGCCGTGCAAAACTTGGCCTCCAACGTTGGCGACGTGAGCATTGATCGGAGCTTTCATGTCAAGGGCAACTCCACACAAACAGCTAACGTTGTAGGTTCCACCCTCAAAAACGAGGCAAATAGCACGGGCGCGGGCTGCTCAGGCCCAGATTGCAAGGATGCTGCATTGGCCTACCAGAATGCGGCCAGCAATATGGGTGACATCAGCATCAGTGGCACTAGTAGCCAGTATGTTGGCATTACCGGTGCAAACACCACGGTATCCAACCTTGCCAAGGGTGCGAATACGGTTGCTATTCAAAACATGTCCTCCAACTACGGCAAGGTCGACATCACCGGCAATTCGACACAGAACACCTATATCGCCAATGGTGCATATGTAGCGAATTTGGCCAACGGTACGCTGGCACATGCAATTCAGAACATTGCGTCCAACGACTCCTGCGAGCCACCACCCGTGGCCTGCGTAGGTCCAGCTTGCGGCCCATACTCTTCACACGCTTCTCGCTGAGCCCACTACTCAGCCAGCCCTTGAGGTTCAACCCGCAAGGGGTTGGCTGAGATGCATCCGGACGCCTGAAACGCATCTAAAGCCTATTGATGCGCTTTCAGACGTACCGCGAGCCCACCCGCTAGAGACTGGAGGCTTGTCATGACTTATTTCATTTGCAGCACTTGCACCATGCTGGCCTTGTTCGTCGTCAGCCATAGCGTATGGGCAGCTCCTGGTGAAGACCCTGTCGCGATTACCGGGCGCGTGACTTATCTCCAGCTACCCACAGCGCCGGCCTCACGCTCAACCAGCGTGCAATACATGCAAATCATGCCAGACGATGCAGCCGCAAAAGTCAGTCGATATACCGCCAAGGCTTACAGCAGCAACTTGGGCAATATCAAAACAGAAAAAGATGTTGTTCAGTCTGTGCAGACCAATGGCACTCGAACTAACTGCTATCAATCGATAGGTAGTGTCTCAGCGCCCCGCGGTGTCGGGAACAACGAACAGGTCGTTGTTTTGCGCGGGGACGTGATCAACATCTGCAATTGAAATAACGGATCAAAAAAGGCGCCAGCCACTGCACCGATTGATGCAGCCTGAAGTTGCGCCATGCCATGCATCAATCATTCAAGGGGTCATCATGAAACTCACGATAGTGGAAACGGTGGCGTCAAAAAAGGCAGCGTCCAGACACATGGGCGGTTTGGCAAAGGCCGGGCATTGGCTCTGCCTGAGCGCTGTGCTACTGAGCACTGGCTGCGGCCAGTTAGATGCACGCCGCCATACCGATGCCCATGAAATGGCCACCATCATGAACCGGCCCGTGGCGCGGCCCGTGCGCTCTATTTCAAGCTTTTCTGAGTCTCTTAGCTGCATGGATCACATGCTGCGTGCGGCTGAGCTACCCACCACACTGATCAGCAGCAAGCAGTTCCCCGACTTCTCGGGCAAGGTACCCGTGGCCGTCAAAGACATGGTGGTGACATCGCTCTCTCAGATGTCCCACCTCAGCAATGCCTTTCGATACGTGGACTACGAGGTGGATATTGCGCGCCAAGACACGGTGCAAAACCTCACCACCATTTTGCTCAACAACAACCAGATGCAGCTGCAGCGCCCCGCGCTTTATGTATCTGGAGCCATTGCGTTTGTGGACCAAAACGTGGCTAGCTTGCGCAATACAGCAGGCATATCTGGCGAGCGCGTTGATTTGGGCTACAGCAAAAGCAATACAGCCACGGTGGTTGCACTCGAGGCGCACTTGGGCGACTTTCGCACCCGCACCATCATTCCAGGGCTTGATTCGGCCAATGAAGTCGTCATCGGTGGTGCCGGTGATGGTGTCGATCTCGCGGGGCGTATTGGCACCTATGGCGTACGTTTTAACGTGGGCCGCGACTATGCCATGGGCACGGGCGGCGCTTTACGCACTTTGGTAGATTTGGCCATGATCGAATTGGTCGGCAAATGGGCCCGCGTGCCCTACTGGCAATGCCTGATGCTGGATCAAACCAACCCACACTTTCAGCGCCAAATGCGTGATTGGTTTGACGCCAGTGGATCAGACGGGCAGTTAAAGCTGGTGCGTTCATCGCTTATCAGCCGAGGCTATCTGGGCGCAGACCAAGCCA is part of the Comamonas sp. Y33R10-2 genome and harbors:
- a CDS encoding DUF4384 domain-containing protein, which gives rise to MKLTIVETVASKKAASRHMGGLAKAGHWLCLSAVLLSTGCGQLDARRHTDAHEMATIMNRPVARPVRSISSFSESLSCMDHMLRAAELPTTLISSKQFPDFSGKVPVAVKDMVVTSLSQMSHLSNAFRYVDYEVDIARQDTVQNLTTILLNNNQMQLQRPALYVSGAIAFVDQNVASLRNTAGISGERVDLGYSKSNTATVVALEAHLGDFRTRTIIPGLDSANEVVIGGAGDGVDLAGRIGTYGVRFNVGRDYAMGTGGALRTLVDLAMIELVGKWARVPYWQCLMLDQTNPHFQRQMRDWFDASGSDGQLKLVRSSLISRGYLGADQASLSANAPVLREALARFQADRGVTVSGVINFPTYEAALRNFVGLNPDGSLTRIGWSNDAVGPATVAQTPSWAINLQVENPQPAGLRPAFSEGEQIFLSATVTKASHLYCYYVDTAGAVTRLLPNALQSSTLVSAEQAVRIPDWMSANPGFILDAGKPGNEGVICIATDTDVMPSLPTQMQGPALTVMKDVRGTQGVLDQFRQVLDAGRLTTQTIQWSVTARNAPAASAAATPATEQGGK